The following coding sequences lie in one Trichoderma breve strain T069 chromosome 1, whole genome shotgun sequence genomic window:
- a CDS encoding sugar transporter domain-containing protein, with product MGVTAKFLRAIVRNDAMRSDPDEIYGWRVFTLVFSACFGGMLFGWDTGSIGGILTMPDFQERFNYAHSSTKAKSDMNQNIVSTLQAGCFAACFFTSWITDRYGRRAALMGSGFLTIIGIIFQAASAAKGTIAVMYVGRFIAGLGIGAASALTPLYVSECAPRAIRGGLTAFYQLFNVFGIMLAFWVNYGCLLHVPAPAIYVVPLTLQALPAVSFLMGGMFLSPESPRWCARRDDWDRANQILIKLRGLPADSEYVQNEIQEMADQLEHERRLTGDATFKTLLREMWTIPGNRKRAIISVFLMIFQQMTGVNAINYYAPQIFANLGMTGNDSSLFATGIYGVVKTAACGVFLVFVADSLGRRWSLLWTAAAQGIFLYIVGIYGRVQPPVAGQPVTAFGYVAIACIYLWAASFQFGWGPVCWILVSEIPTARLRAMNVAIGAATQWLFNFVCARSVLTMQTTMGKAGYGMFFMFGSFCFIMGLFVWFFVPETKGLSLERMDELFGVTDLVKKIDAEPEAGQADSIREEVEIKS from the exons ATGGGCGTAACCGCCAAGTTCCTGCGCGCCATCGTGCGCAACGATGCTATGCGCAGCGATCCCGACGAAATCTATGGATGGCGCGTCTTCACCCTCGTCTTCTCAGCCTGCTTCGGCGGCATGCTGTTCGGCTGGGATACGGGCTCCATCGGTGGCATCCTGACCATGCCTGACTTTCAGGAGAGGTTCAACTACGCTCACAGCTCGACCAAGGCAAAGTCCGACATGAACCAGAACATTGTCTCGACGCTGCAGGCAGGATGTTTCGCCGCGTGCTTCTTCACCAGCTGGATCACCGATCGATATGGCCGCCGAGCTGCCCTGATGGGCTCTGGATTCCTGACCATcatcggcatcatcttccaggcTGCATCTGCCGCCAAAGGCACGATTGCTGTCATGTATGTCGGTAGATTTATTGCTGGCCTGGGAATCGgagctgcatctgcattgaCTCCGTTGTATGTCTCTGAGTGCGCTCCTCGTGCCATCCGAGGTGGTTTGACAG CCTTTTATCAATTGTTTAACGTCTTCGGCATTATGCTTGCTTTCTG GGTTAACTACGGATGCTTGTTGCACGTCCCAGCCCCTGCAATCTACGTTGTCCCTTTGACCTTGCAAGCTCTGCCTGCCGT aagcttcttgatgggTGGCATGTTTCTTTCTCCTGAGAG TCCTCGATGGTGCGCCAGAAGAGACGATTGGGACCGGGCCAATCAGATTCTCATCAAGCTTCGTGG TCTTCCCGCCGACTCGGAGTACGTCCAAAATGAGATCCAGGAGATGGCCGATCAGCTCGAACATGAGAGGCGCCTGACCGGAGACGCCACCTTCAAGACACTCCTCAGGGAAATGTGGACGATTCCTGGCAACCGAAAGcgtgccatcatctccgtGTTCCTCATGATCTTCCAGCAAATGACTGGTGTCAACGCCATC AACTATTATGCTCCCCAAATCTTCGCTAACCTCGGAATGACTGGCAATGACTCGTCGTTATTCGCCACTGGAATATACGGCGTTGTCAAGACGGCTGCCTGCGGAGTTTTCCTCGTCTTTGTGGCAGATTCGCTTGGCCGACGCTGGAGTCTGTTGTGGACAGCTGCCGCTCAAGGCATCTTCCTCTACATTGTTGGCATCTATGGAAGGGTCCAACCCCCTGTTGCCGGACAGCCT GTCACGGCATTTGGATACGTTGCCATTGCTTGCATCTATCTCTGGGCTGCGTCGTTCCAGTTTGGCTGGGGTCCCGTCTGTTGGATTCTGGTCAGCGAGATCCCCACTGCTCGGCTGCGTGCCATGAACGTGGCCATTGGCGCAGCCACTCAATGGCTCTTCAATTTCGTTTGCGCTCGAT CCGTTCTAACTATGCAGACCACTATGGGCAAGGCCGGCTAT GGCATGTTCTTCATGTttggcagcttctgcttcatcatGGGCCTCTTCGTGTGGTTCTTCGTGCCTGAGACCAAGGGTCTTAGTCTGGAGAGAATGGACGAGCTGTTTGGCGTCACCGATCTggtcaagaagattgacgCTGAGCCCGAGGCCGGCCAGGCGGACAGCATTCGGGAGGAAGTCGAGATCAAGTCGTGA
- a CDS encoding short chain dehydrogenase domain-containing protein, which produces MADQESPTATHNSPRTWLLTASLSPLAVRLIRQLLSHGDCVAACFPPLEIEHEERSAEFRELINECTSGRKDREGWKDRIRAVDVFGRIDILLCCRSEAVVGTVEELSTNLATQSLARDQFETLFFSQVNFIKAALPQLRAQHTGHIMVLTSTGGHIGTPHMSMYTAATWALEGFCDSLAYEVAPFNIKVTIVQPNKEIQSLTNRIAFAPQIPAYASSFAEAPSVREMLTTVLNSHPDTAVPPGEAVGEIFYRYPKLPPSSIDKLVNETIYALTAIGGHENPPSRHIVGTEGANAVKEKLKTVTEEMEDFVEASLAVDIFESELTEEARDDRNRGASQTPAASQTPATGPSTTASTNT; this is translated from the exons ATGGCTGACCAAGAGAGCCCAACAGCGACCCATAACTCGCCTCGCACGTGGCTCCTCACTGCATCGCTATCACCATTGGCCGTGCGTCTGATCCGGCAGTTGCTTTCTCACGGCGACTGTGTCGCGGCCTGTTTCCCTCCTTTGGAGATAGAGCACGAGGAGCGAAGTGCCGAGTTTCGTGAGCTCATCAATGAGTGCACTAGTGGGCGGAAAGACCGGGAGGGATGGAAGGACAGGATCCGCG CCGTCGACGTTTTCGGGAGGATTGATATTCTCTTGTGCTGTCGGTCGGAAG CTGTTGTTGGGACCGTGGAGGAGCTCTCTACCAACCTCGCCACCCAGAGCCTGGCACGAGACCAGTTCGAGACCTTGTTCTTTTCGCAAGTCAatttcatcaaggccgctTTGCCACAGCTCCGGGCCCAGCATACCGGCCACATCATGGTCCTCACCAGCACCGGCGGCCACATTGGCACGCCGCACATGTCCATGTACACCGCGGCGACGTGGGCGCTCGAGGGCTTCTGCGACTCCCTCGCCTACGAGGTTGCTCCCTTCAACATCAAGGTCACCATTGTCCAACCAAACAAGGAGATTCAGTCTCTCACAAATCGCATTGCATTTGCTCCGCAGATTCCCGCTTATGCCAGCAGCTTCGCCGAGGCGCCCAGCGTTCGGGAGATGCTAACTACCGTTCTCAACTCGCACCCCGACACGGCGGTCCCG CCGGGCGAAGCTGTGGGTGAGATTTTTTACCGCTATCCCAAACTGCCGCCATCGTCAATCGACAAACTAGTAAACGAGACAATTTACGCCCTGACGGCCATTGGCGGGCACGAGAACCCGCCCTCGCGACACATTGTGGGAACCGAAGGGGCAAACGCAGTAAAGGAGAAGCTAAAGACTGTTACGGAAGAAATGGAGGACTTTGTCGAAGCGAGCCTGGCCGTGGATATTTTTGAGAGCGAGCTAACTGAGGAGGCAAGGGACGACAGGAATCGTGGTGCTAGCCAAACGCCGGCTGCGAGCCAGACTCCGGCCACGGGACCATCTACGACTGCGTCCACCAACACATGA
- a CDS encoding regulated-SNARE-like domain-containing protein → MIRSTQISRLDGLMLCASVDDESQSDAAALNEVKQQLRQIQRKLTRNSESQASIESSTLFTIHYLIDSDVVFLCICERSYPRKLAFTYLADLSREFTTTYTPQAIHNPALRPYAFMEFDNFIAKTRTTYADARAAQNLDKLNDELRDVTKIMTKNIEDLLYRGDNLERMGEISSRLRDDSKKYRRAAVRINWELMLKQYGPFAGLGFFILIFIYWRFF, encoded by the exons ATGATTCGCTCAACACAGATTTCAAGGCTGGATG GCCTCATGCTTTGCGCTTCCGTCGACGACGAGTCCCAG TccgacgccgccgccctcaATGAagtcaagcagcagctccgccAAATCCAACGAAAACTCACCCGCAACTCCGAGTCCCAAGCCAGCATCGAGTCCTCCACCCTCTTCACAATCCACTACCTCATCGACTCCgacgtcgtcttcctctgcaTCTGCGAGCGCTCCTACCCGCGCAAGCTCGCCTTCACCTACCTCGCCGACCTCTCCCGCGAGTTCACAACCACATACACCCCGCAGGCCATCCACAACCCGGCCCTCCGCCCCTACGCCTTCATGGAATTCGACAACTTCATCGCGAAGACGCGCACCACTTACGCCGACGCCCGCGCTGCGCAGAACCTCGATAAGCTTAATGACGAGCTGCGAGACGTTACGAAGATTATGACCAAGAATATTGAGGACCTGCTTTACCGTGGTGATAATCTTGAGCGCATGGGCGAGATTAGCAGTCGTCTGAGGGATGATAGCAAAAAGTATCGTCGGGCTGCTGTGCGCATCAACTGGGAGCTTATGCTCAAGCAGTATGGCCCCTTTGCCGGCctgggcttcttcatcctgaTTTTCATCTACTGGCGCTTCTTTTAG
- a CDS encoding cleft lip and palate transmembrane protein 1 (CLPTM1) domain-containing protein, translating into MPETAAQRPAGQAARRQQDQGSGISMNKIIMGVVFYLGVNVFLSFYMAKDQTGVATTNPETGESIIVPGNLGTIPPYQLRPRHLDEGATYRHIPKTIAPIWPQDSHLDIVVAISPSFNPIPLANVQPEYIVLDEKRFHMNNKTDKRSVDTTFTVPEAVQNNGTLWGHFYIGLAGSVLDPYLPSYDPGRAYHVVHPLTQYLPKKKVVKTRNLLEDLPSPVEEPEEVDTSGPIISNYYHQNASFSLVPGLGVKDLDTIHPALKTFLRLEATGARDGTGQNGWYYPTLFVNTFWQLKTHMTLLNDTVKELPLHIDLNNMPGWQFYAMAAVEQNSKENARQAALGNPIPGGGDGSEIEMIKEIFIDTNPILLGITAFASIAHMILETLAFGSDIAHYRKKKDNVGISVRSILANVFMQTVIFLYLLDNSQNTSWMILGTQVVGIVIEFWKITTVVNVRFQETAPGSLLPYWFVFEDKHKLTETEEKTKEYDEIAFKYMYILAVPLLIAYGIYSLFYDTHKSWYSFVITTLVGSVYTYGFLMMVPSLYINYRLKSVAHMPAKAMMYKFLNTFIDDLFAFTIKMPILHRLATFRDDVIFFIYLYQRWAYRIDHTRVNEFGQGGDDEEPVDKKDEKDKAAIKDAAEEQSEAKATGADAGKATKRK; encoded by the exons ATGCCCGAAACAGCGGCGCAACGGCCTGCGGGCCAGGCGGCACGGCGCCAGCAAGACCAAGGCAGT GGCATCAGCATGAACAAAATCATCATGGGTGTCGTCTTCTACCTCGGCGTCAACgtcttcctcagcttctACATGGCCAAGGACCAGACCGGCGTGGCCACCACCAATCCCGAGACCGGTGAATCCATCATCGTCCCCGGCAACTTGGGGACCATCCCGCCTTACCAGCTTCGGCCGCGACACCTCGATGAGGGCGCTACTTACAGGCACATCCCTAAGACCATTGCCCCCATCTGGCCACAGGACAGTCACCTGGACATTGTCGTTGCCATCTCGCCCTCTTTTAACCCGATCCCTCTGGCCAATGTTCAACCCGAGTATATCGTGCTGGACGAGAAGAGGTTTCACATGAACAACAAGACGGACAAGCGGTCAGTCGATACTACCTTTACCGTGCCGGAAGCCGTGCAGAACAATGGCACGCTTTGGGGTCACTTCTACATTGGCCTTGCTGGTAGCGTTCTGGATCCGTATCTGCCTAGCTATGACCCCGGTCGAGCATACCACGTTGTCCATCCTCTCACCCAGTATCTGCCCAAGAAAAAGGTAGTCAAGACAAGAAATCTGCTTGAGGATCTTCCTTCCCCCGTAGAGGAGCCAGAAGAGGTGGACACGTCGGGCCCCATCATTTCAAACTACTACCACCAGAATGCCAGTTTCTCCCTGGTGCCTGGCCTGGGAGTCAAGGACTTGGACACTATTCACCCTGCCCTCAAGACGTTCCTCCGCCTTGAGGCAACCGGCGCCCGCGATGGCACGGGCCAAAACGGCTGGTACT ATCCAACTCTTTTTGTCAACACGTTCTGGCAGTTGAAGACCCACATGACGCTCCTTAATGACACAgtcaaggagctgccgctTCACATCGACCTCAACAACATGCCCGGCTGGCAATTCTATGCCATGGCCGCTGTTGAGCAAAATTCAAAGGAGAACGCTCGCCAGGCTGCCCTCGGCAACCCAATtcctggcggcggcgatggatCGGAGATCGAAATGATCAAGGAAATCTTTATCGACACCAACCCCATCCTGCTCGGCATCACCGCTTTTGCCAGCATTGCTCACATGATTTTGGAGACGCTTGCCTTTGGATCCGACATTGCCCACTaccgcaagaagaaggacaacGTTGGCATTTCGGTCCGCTCCATCTTAGCCAATGTGTTTATGCAGACAGTCATCTTCCTGTATCTGCTAGACAACTCGCAAAACACGAGCTGGATGATTCTCGGCACCCAGGttgtcggcatcgtcattgaATTCTGGAAAATCACCACCGTCGTCAACGTTCGTTTCCAAGAGACGGCTCCGGGCTCGCTTTTGCCGTACTGGTTCGTCTTCGAAGACAAGCACAAGCTTACCGAGACCGAGGAGAAGACCAAGGAGTATGATGAAATCGCTttcaagtacatgtacatcctGGCAGTGCCTCTGCTGATTGCCTACGGCATCTACTCTCTATTCTACGATACTCACAAGTCGTGGTACTCGTTTGTCATCACCACTCTTGTCGGATCCGTCTACACCTACGGCTTCCTTATGATGGTTCCCTCCCTGTACATCAACTACCGACTCAAGAGCGTGGCGCACATGCccgccaaggccatgatgTACAAGTTCCTCAACACCTTTATTGACGACCTGTTCGCCTTCACCATCAAGATGCCCATCCTGCATCGACTGGCGACGTTCCGAGATgacgtcatcttcttcatctaccTGTACCAGCGATGGGCCTACAGAATCGACCATACCCGTGTCAACGAGTTTGGCCAGGGAGGTGACGATGAGGAACCTGTTgacaagaaggatgagaaggacaaggctgCCATTAAGGATGCGGCTGAGGAGCAGAGCGAGGCTAAGGCCACCGGCGCTGATGCCGGAAAGGCGACTAAGAGAAAGTAA
- a CDS encoding proteasome subunit domain-containing protein: MFRNNYDNDSVTFSPQGRIFQIEYAGEAVKQGSVVVGIASKTHVGLFAVKRNAEELSSYQKKLFEIDEHTAIAIAGLTSDARVLSNFMKQQSLGHRLTYGRPIPIHTLVGMIGEKAQINTQVYGKRPYGIGLLVAGVDENGPHLFEFQPSGMTEEMVAFAIGARSQMARTYLERNIESFADCSKEELVKHGLRALKESLVQDKELTVENTSVGLVGLKEGPNGRSSIEPFKLYDGFEVKSWIESASESQGGEGEGEGDAAAGEGMEVDS, translated from the exons ATGTTCAGGAACAACTACGATAACGATTCCGTCACCTT CTCGCCGCAAGGCCGCATCTTCCAGATCGAATATGCGGGCGAGGCCGTGAAGCAGGGATCAGTGGTGGTCGGAATTGCCAGCAAAACACATGTCGGCCTGTTTGCCGTCAAG CGAAACGCAGAGGAACTGTCGTCGtaccagaagaagctttTCGAGATTGACGAACACACCGCCATTGCCATCGCCGGCCTCACATCAGATGCCCGCGTCCTGTCCAACTTCATGAAGCAGCAGTCCCTGGGCCACCGCCTCACCTACGGCCGCCCGATCCCCATACACACGCTGGTCGGCATGATTGGCGAAAAGGCACAGATCAACACCCAGGTCTACGGCAAGAGGCCGTACGGCATTGGGCTGCTGGTAGCTGGCGTCGACGAGAACGGGCCCCACCTGTTCGAGTTCCAGCCATCGGGTATGACGGAGGAGATGGTTGCGTTTGCTATTGGCGCACGAAGCCAGATGGCCCGAACATATCTGGAGCGGAACATTGAGTCGTTTGCCGACTGCTCAAAGGAAGAACTGGTCAAGCACGGCTTGAGAGCGCTCAAGGAGAGCTTGGTACAGGACAAGGAGCTGACGGTCGAGAATACATCAGTGGGATTGGTGGGCCTGAAAGAGGGCCCCAATGGCCGATCAAGCATCGAGCCCTTTAAACTATACGACGGCTTCGAGGTCAAGTCTTGGATCGAGAGTGCCAGCGAGAGCCAAGGaggcgagggagagggagagggagatgcCGCCGCGGGCGAGGGAATGGAGGTTGACAGTTAG
- a CDS encoding asx homology domain-containing protein, protein MSTADFASAEPDTKTEPIKTEIPSSSPLSSLESDDFEPPFTPVRPRRNVTAPKRFGTPSNDDSKAIPQRPKSSTPAKKKAKTPKKAEWDVEGLLKCAGSPLASANLRSILCNPMAWSALDQDDKAEILALFPDKGHILDAGTEDARPNFASLMNDDSFRYDCAAYTENIAEGRHDPEWLAEAWSAHERRKAGDFDKYLMDKLEEDWGVEIPEEMKIRRDLPEAEKKTNGNANEKTNGSANGDAPRMKIVSRKREARDSMEIDELAL, encoded by the exons ATGTCGACGGCAGATTTCGCGTCGGCTGAACCCGACACAAAAACAGAGCCCATCAAGACAGAAATCCCGTCTTCGTCACCACTTTCTTCGCTTGAATCTGATGACTTTGAGCCGCCATTCACGCCGGTGCGACCGCGGCGCAACGTCACAGCTCCCAAGCGCTTCGGAACACCATCCAATGACGACTCCAAAGCGATCCCGCAACGGCCAAAGAGCAGCACTCCagcgaaaaagaaagcgaaAACACCAAAGAAGGCTGAATGGGATGTTGAAGGTTTACTAAAGTGCGCAGGGTCGCCTCTAGCCTCGGCGAATTTGAGA AGCATTCTATGTAACCCTATGGCATGGTCGGCCCTGGACCAAGATGACAAGGCGGAAATCCTGGCTCTCTTCCCCGACAAGGGCCACATTCTTGACGCCGGAACGGAAGACGCGCGACCCAATTTTGCGTCGTTGATGAACGACGACAGTTTTCGCTATGACTGCGCCGCGTATACGGAGAACATTGCTGAGGGCCGTCACGATCCGGAGTGGCTTGCGGAGGCGTGGAGTGCGCATGAGAGAAGGAAGGCGGGCGATTTCGACAAGTATCTGATGGATAAGCTGGAGGAGGACTGGGGTGTTGAGATTCCCGAGGAAATGAAGATTCGGAGAGATTTgcctgaggctgagaagaagaccaaTGGGAATGCTAATGAGAAGACAAATGGGAGTGCTAATGGTGATGCACCGCGAATGAAGATTGTGTCtaggaagagagaggcgcGCGATAGTATGGAGATTGATGAGCTTGCGCTCTAA
- a CDS encoding putative lysine decarboxylase domain-containing protein: MTADSTVTGQNGASNGTTNGTPRTKICVFCGSSAGNDPEHVETARELARVMAENDIDLVYGGGTVGLMGEVAKTLCELKGPDAIHGIIPEALVKYERDGTYQTINTNNQYVPTESTYGRTTVVKDMHTRKKLMAEEVFNGGPGSGFIALSGGYGTVEELFEVVTWNQLGIHKRGICMLNINGYWDGIVQWVDKAVEQGFVKLPNKDILVTATTAEDAILGLMNYQGSEGTFKLEWGTQ, translated from the exons ATGACTGCTGATAGCACCGTTACCGGCCAGAATGGCGCCTCCAACGGCACCACCAACGGCACTCCTCGCACCAAGATCTGCGTATTCTGCGGTTCAAGCGCAGGAAACGACCCTGAACATGTCGAAACCGCCCGAGAGCTCGCCAGAGTAATGGCCGAGAACGATATTGACCTTG TCTACGGAGGCGGCACCGTCGGCCTCATGGGCGAAGTCGCAAAGACCCTGTGCGAACTCAAGGGCCCCGACGCcatccacggcatcatcCCCGAGGCCCTCGTCAAGTACGAGCGCGACGGCACCTACCAgaccatcaacaccaacaaccaatACGTGCCCACCGAGTCCACCTACGGCCGCACCACCGTCGTCAAGGACATGCACACGCGCAAGAAGCTCATGGCTGAGGAGGTCTTCAACGGCGGGCCcggcagcggcttcatcGCCCTCAGCGGCGGCTACGGCACCGTCGAGGAGCTCTTCGAGGTCGTCACTTGGAACCAGCTCGGCATTCACAAGCGCGGCATCTGCATGCTCAACATCAACGGCTACTGGGATGGCATCGTCCAGTGGGTcgacaaggccgtcgagCAGGGCTTCGTCAAGCTGCCCAACAAGGACATTCTCGTCACCGCAACCACCGCCGAGGACGCCATCCTGGGGCTGATGAACTACCAGGGTTCCGAGGGTACCTTTAAGCTGGAATGGGGAACACAATAG
- a CDS encoding aminotransferase class-V domain-containing protein, whose translation MPAREDITYFGAGPALLPTETLERAAQALVNFNGTGLGLAEHSHRSEIANTIINEAKADLAKFLDIPDDYEILFMQGGGTGEFSATAYNLVGSWVANKQAEISSQAGQDNSEQTQLLNDAVNNDLKLDYIVTGSWSAKAAAEAARLFGQDKVNIVADAKLSNNGKFGIIPDESTWKLSKNAALVYYCDNETVDGVEFAGFPKILAPGPDGKGPIVVADMSSNILSRKVDVKNFSVIFFGAQKNLGSAGITVVIIKKSLIAPITKQPSAQTMRQLGLPIPPIILQYDTIAQNNSLYNTLSIFDVYIAGQVLKRALANFPDNVSGQEKLAKQKAELIYDALDSHPDAYRVVPDKSVRSRMNICFRVTKGGDIDAAEKDFLKQSTALGLTGLKGHRSVGGIRASNYNSITLEGAQKLAQFLVDFAKAS comes from the exons ATGCCTGCCAGAGAGGACATCACATATTTCGGTGCCGGTCCGGCTCTACTTCCCACAGAAACACTGGAGAGGGCCGCCCAAGCATTGGTTAACTTTAACGGGACTGGGCTCGGACTTGCTGAACACTCGCATCGCTCCGAGAttgccaacaccatcatcaacgaggccaaggctgatTTGGCCAAGTTCCTCGACATCCCCGATGACTATGAGATCCTCTTCATGCAGGGAGGTGGCACGGGCGAGTTCTCAGCCACGGCGTACAACCTGGTAGGCTCATGGGTCGCCAACAAGCAAGCAGAGATCTCTTCACAGGCCGGACAGGACAACTCCGAGCAGACGCAGCTCTTGAACGACGCAGTCAACAATGATCTCAAGTTGGACTACATCGTCACCGGCAGCTGGTcggccaaggcggcggctgaAGCGGCGAGACTGTTTGGCCAGGACAAAGTCAACATCGTCGCTGATGCcaagctcagcaacaacGGCAAGTTTGGCATCATTCCCGATGAGAGCACCTGGAAGCTTTCCAAGAATGCTGCTTTAGTTTACTACTGCGACAATGAAACAGTCGACGGAGTGGAATTTGCCGGGTTCCCCAAGATTCTGGCTCCCGGTCCTGACGGCAAAGGCCCCATTGTCGTGGCTGACATGTCCTCAAATATCCTCTCGCGAAAGGTAGACGTCAAGAActtctccgtcatcttcttcggtgcCCAGAAGAACCTGGGATCTGCCGGCATcaccgtcgtcatcatcaagaagagccTCATTGCCCCCATCACTAAACAGCCCTCGGCGCAAACGATGAGACAACTGGGACTCCCCATTCCACCCATCATCTTGCAATACGACACCATTGCTCAGAACAACAGCTTGTACAACACGCTCAGCATTTTCGA TGTCTACATCGCCGGTCAAGTCCTGAAGAGGGCTCTGGCCAACTTCCCTGACAACGTCAGCGGCcaggagaagctcgccaagcAAAAGGCCGAGCTCATCTACGACGCTCTGGACTCCCATCCCGACGCATACCGCGTCGTGCCCGACAAGTCTGTGCGTTCCAGAATGAACATTTGCTTCAGGGTGACCAAGGGCGGCGAcatcgatgctgctgaaAAGGACTTCTTGAAGCAATCCACTGCTCTGGGCCTCACCGGCCTCAAGGGACATCGCAGCGTGGGCGGAATCCGCGCCTCAAACTACAATTCGATTACGTTGGAGGGAGCGCAGAAACTGGCCCAGTTTCTTGTTGATTTTGCAAAGGCTTCTTAA